GCTTCAGCAGATGATATCAAGAAAGCGTACCGTAAGCTGGCGAGGAAGCTCCACCCCGACATGAATCCGAATGATAAGGATGCAAACCTGAAATTTCAACAGCTCAACGAAGCGAACGAGGTGTTAAGCGATCCAGAAAAGCGTAAGAAATACGACGAGTACGGCGAAAACTGGCGTCATGCGGAGCAGTTTGAACATGCTAAGCAGCAACAACAGCAACAGGGCTATACCTATGGTGGTCAAACAGGTTTTGAAGGCTTTGGCGGAAATTTCTCAGAAGAGCATTTCTCCGATTTCTTTGAATCACTTTTTGGTCGCGGTGGCGGCGCTGGTGCTGGTGGTCGCACACGTGGTAAATATCGTGGACAGGATTACCAGGCTGAGTTACATCTTGGTTTAAGAGAAGCAGCGACGACGCATCAGCACACCCTGAAAGTAAATGACCAGAACGTGCGCATTACTATTCCTGCGGGTATAGCGAATGGCCAGGTCATCAAGCTGAAAGGACATGGTGCACCGGGTGGTAATGGTGGTCCCGCAGGGGATCTATATATCACCTTTATAGTGGAGGATGATGAAAACTTTAAACGCTCGGGTGATGACCTGTATGCTACAGTAGATGTAGACCTTTATACAGCATTGCTGGGTGGTGATATCACCTTTGATACATTGAATGGAAAAGTAAAACTGAAGGTAAAACCTGAAACGCAGAGCGGCACGAAGGTGAGACTGAAAGGTAAAGGGTTCCCTGTTTACAAGAAGGAAGGGGAATCAGGTGATCTTATCATCACGTACAATGTGAAATTGCCTACTGGACTAAATGAGAAAGAGAAAGAACTGATCCGTGAGTTGGCTAATATTTCATCCAAAAACTAGTATCATGATTTCCATTACGCATTATTGCACGATTCATAATATCGATACATCTTTTATACATTCATTAGCAGATGAAGGGCTAATCGTACTCACCATTTCAAATGATGGACCTTTTATAGAAGAAGAGCAGCTACCTGATCTGGAAAGTTATACACGCTGGCATTATGAGATGGGCGTGAATACAGAGGGGATTGATGTGATCAGGCATTTGTTGGAGAGAGTGCGTGACATGCAGCAGGAGATGCATAATCTCAGGATGCGGTTACGGTTGTATGAGGATGGGGATTGAATTATAAGAGCTACCGGGTGACCCGGTAGCTCTTATAAATTTATTTGGGAAGCGTTTGTAATTGACGGATGATATTTAATTTTCCATCAGCCATGCTGTTTTCTTCGTACCCAACTCATAAGTAAGCACCCCATTTCTCATCCCCACATACACCTTGCCCTGATACACCACTAATGACCGCGGGAACAAATACCCTTTCCAAAACCCTTTCTCTATCAACGAATGCAATACGCCATTCTTATCAATTGACAACAAAGACTTTTCCGTTATTACAATAATATTGCCTGCTTCATCTAAGTCTGCCGCCAGTGGTGTAGCCGAAAGTTTTTTAAATGGCTTTACTTTCCCTTTTGATATTTTCACAATACCATGCGTGGTATCAGCAACAATGGCATAGGTGTTATTTTCCCCTTCCAGTAGTTTAATAACCGGCAGTTCGGCTATTTTGTTTTTGTTTTTGCCATTCGGCCCAAACCAATACAGACTTCCTCCTCCTGCTGCCCTGTAAAAAGCCACTAAGTAGCCATCATTGGCTTTCAAAACGGAACGATTACCTGTTAGTTTACCTGAATCTTCTGGCGTAGGCGTGATCAAAAAAGGCAATAATTGATTAGTACCAATCAAATCTTTTGTTGCATACACCTCACCGTATTTCATGTAAACGGCATAGTCGACTGCACTCTTTTCATACTTTGACAAAGTAGTAGAGTCCTTCGGGATAGGTTGTGACTTCCAGTTTCGAAGGAGTAAACCTCCATCCTGAAAAGAAGCCACGCATAGGGATAGTAATAACAATAAACGCATGGTCGCTATTTTTTCCAATCATTGTAGATCAGTAATGCATCCATATGGGTGCCACTGGCCAGTTTATTACCCAATCAGCATTCAGCTGTGGGTATCATTATTTCTTCTAATCACAATCTGCCGGTTATTGCATCCATCACGATGTCCTGCCATTTCTATAATCATTCACCACTTACCCGCACGCATCACTACTTCTTCCATTCACAATCTGCCGGTTATTGCATCCATCACGATGTCCTGCCATTTCTATAATCATTCACCTGCACGCATCACTACTTCTTCCATTCATTATCTGCCGGCGTCGCATCCATAAATATCCCGCCATCCAACTTAACCCCAATCACCTTTTTAGCTATCGGCACACTAAGCGCCAGCTGCTTCGCTCCACTCGCCCACACAGCAGGAGTTTTATGTACAATCTCACTCGTACCATCTTCATACCCCAGCACAATATCAAAAGGAATGGCAAAACCACCCACATTACTGATTCCCAAATTTACTTTATTTCCCGCTAGATCGAACCGGGATAATTTCAGGTCAATATAGTTATTGGTAAAGAACCAGTTATTAAAAAACCAATTCAAATTCTGCCCGCTACCTGCATTGATAGCATTGAAATAATCCCATGGAATAGGATGCTTTCCGTTCCAATTATTCATGTAAGTATGCAACGCTTTTTTGAAAAGCACATCACCCAACAGATCTTTTAAAGCGAGGTAAGACAAAGATGCCTTGCCATATGAATTATTGCCATAACCATGACCACTTACCTGGTGAGACTGCGTAATGATCGGCTGATCTTCCTCAGAAGAAGGATCCCCAATATACCCCCTCACCCGAAAGTTCTTATAAAAATGATCCGCTTTCTCCTTCCCTCTTTCTGCCATCGCAATCAGGTATTCAAAAGTAGTTGCCCACCCCTCATCCATGTAGGCATAACGGCTTTCGTTGATCCCCATATAAAAAGGAAAATAGGTATGAGCAATCTCATGGTCCTGTACGAGTTGGCTAAATTCAAGATCATCGCCGGTAGTTTCATCATTCACCATCATTGGATATTCCATATCTGCGAAGCCCTGAAACGCCGTCATAGTAGGGAAAGGATATGCTACCCCCGGCCACTGGGTAGAGAAATAATTCAGTGCATAATGTGAGAACTCCACAGAGTGGTGGAAGTCAGCCGCATTGTCGCTAAACGCCGCCTGTACACTGGTTCTGCGTTTAGTAGCGCTGTCTACTACTACACTGGCTGCATCCCATACGTAATGGTTACTGAGGCCAATGGTGGCGTCAGCAATATTTTTGGAAGTAAAGATCCATGTATTCCATTTATTCTGACGGGTCACCTGGTGGCCCTCTATATCTGCTTTTGCGGCAATATGGATCACATTGTCAGCAGTATAACTGCTTTTTAGTTTCTTAGCAAAAGCAGGTTGCAGCACTTCATCCGCGTTCTGCAAAGTACCGGTACCCCATACTACATAGTTGGCAGGCACCTTTACGGCTACTTTATATTCGTTGAAGTCACTATAGAATTCTACCCTGTCCATATGCTCGATCCTGTCCCAACCATTGTAATCATCATAAACAGACACACGGGGATAGAAGTAAGCGAGGAAAAAGGTGGTGCTGTCAATACAGCCTTCCCGGCCACTTTGTACAGACACATCGTAGTGCCAGCTGATGTGCAGTTGAATGCTGTCTTTCGCCTTCAACGGTTGAGGCAGATCCACATCTGCAACCGTACCTACGTTGTTGTCGAAATCAACGTGCACACCATTAATGATGAGTGTATCAATGAAGACGCCATCTGTCAGGAAATCTTTGCTCACGTAACCGGAGCGGGGCGCCTGATTCTTGTGAATATTACAGATCAGCCTGATCACGATCTTTCTAAGCGTATCAGGACTATTGTTAATATAACGGATGGATTCGGTGCCGTAAATAGTACGTGATGGAGGATTAGCTGTGACCTGGATATCGTATCTGCCGGTGTTTTGCCAGTACTTAACGCCTGGTTTACCGTTGATGTCCCTGGTTTGATTAGTGTAGGCTTTTTTGATATTGCGGGGCTGGTAAAGGTCCTGCCCATGAACGATGGTGACAATTCCCAGTAAAGCTACCAGGCTGCTAAAAGATTTGATCATGTGTGAGCTGCTTTCAATATTTTCAATAAAAATATATATAATTTTAAGGCCACGACCAAATATTCCAGCAGCGGTAGGCTCATTATTTTAGCACTTCGCCTAGTGGCTGGCGATTAACTTAGGCGTTTTGTTTGATGATCTGTTCGATATTATGACCGGGCACTACGCCGGACTGACGCCACAGTACTTTCCCATTCTTGAAAAGGATGAGTGTGGGTACACCTTGTATCTGGTAGGCAGCTGCTGCCTGCGGGTTCTTATCTACGTCTACTTTGATAATGCTGGCGGACTCGCCCACTTTTTTCTTTACGTCTTCCAGGATGGGAGCCATGGTTTTACAAGGTCCGCACCAGGTAGCGAAGAAGTCGACCAATACCGGTTTATCGCTATTGATCATTTCTGAAAAGGTTGCCATGGTAGTTGTTTTAATGGAGATATTGCAACAATTATTCCAGTGGGTAGGAATGGTGTCAGAGTGGCAGGAAGGGATAATGTTTTAGGGGGATTTTACAACAGGAACGGGGATTATCCAATAACATACACTGCCCTTTCAAATACTTCCATGTACCAAACCCGGTAACACTACTTCGAATGGAACGGGTATCTATCCAACAACTTCCACGGCCCTTTCAAATACTTCCACGTACCAAACCCGGTAACACTACTTCGAATGGAACGGGTATCTATCCAACAACTTCCACGGCCCTTTCAAATACTTCCACGTACCAAACCCGGTAACACTACTTCGAATGGAACGGGTATCTATCCAACAACTTCCACGGCCCTTTCAAATACTTCCACGTACTGAAGCCCGTAGCCTCTATCCTAAAAGGCGTAAACCCTTCACTCAATTCCTGATGTAACTGTTGTGCCTTAAAAGCCGTCACCTTATTCTGCACCGTAATATGCGCCCTTAACCCCTGTTGATCCTGCTTAATCAACCAGGGCGCAAAAGCCACCTGCATCTCTTCATGTAATTTTTTCAACTCATCAGCTACTAATGTATAGGCGACACAGGTACCCATCAAATGTACCTTATTTACTTCCAAAGTAATAGCCTTTCTATCTGCAAATTTCGTGAGTATATCCCGAATACTCCCTTCATTAGCAGGTAACTTATAAAACAAGGTTATATGTGCGTCCAGGTAGTTGGCATGCGCAGGAAAATGCTTCTTCCTCAGTGCATTAAAAAACGCCTGATCGCCAGGAGCCATATCCAGTGTAATAATCAGCGTGCCCGTTTGTAAAATTTGTGCCATGTAAGGCAACAAAAATACGTAAATTAGAAAACGATATAATTCCCACGTTTCATGAAACAACTTTTTCTATTGGCAGTGATCAGTTTTCTATCCCTCCCTGCCTTTTGCCAAAAGCACCCGGTCGAATATTACCTGAACAAGGCTCCATTCCCCATGCAGGCCATAAAAGACCCGGTCATCCCTTCGGCCAGATTTCTCCTGAGCGACTATGGCGCTGTCGAAGGCGGATCCGTTTTGAATACAACCGCTTTTGAACGTGTCATCAATGCCTGTGCTGCTGCAGGTGGTGGACATGTTATCGTACCTCCAGGCACCTGGCTTACAGGCCCCATCGTACTCAAAAGCAATGTAGACCTACATGTAGAAAAAGGTGCATTCGTATTGTTTACGCCAGACCGTACACAATACCCATTATTACCCAATGGCCGTAAATTCGAAGTAGCCCCACCTATTAGTGGGAAAAACCTGGAAAATGTATCCATTACCGGTGATGGCACTTTTGATGGAAATGGCCAAAGCTGGCGACCGCTAAAGAAAATGAAAGTCACCACCACCCAATGGGACCAGTTCGTTGCTTCAGGCGGTGTAGTGAGTGCCGATGGTAAAATATGGTGGCCGAGTAAAGAAGCCATGAATGGAGAAAGCTATCTAAAGACATTAAAACCTGATGCAACAATTACCGATTACCTACCGGCAAGAGATTTCCTGCGCCCTAAAATGGTAGTGATCCGTAATAGCAACCATGTCCTGATAGATGGGCCTACCTTTCGGAACTCCCCGAATTTCGTCATCAACCCGCAGAAGGTGAATGACCTCATTATCCGGAATACAAATGTGTTCAATGAAGCCTGGGCACAAAATGGAGATGGCATAGATATCAGTGCCTGCAAAGGTGTAATTATTTATCATACCACTGTGAAT
This Chitinophaga sancti DNA region includes the following protein-coding sequences:
- a CDS encoding J domain-containing protein; translated protein: MAFIDYYKVLGLEKTASADDIKKAYRKLARKLHPDMNPNDKDANLKFQQLNEANEVLSDPEKRKKYDEYGENWRHAEQFEHAKQQQQQQGYTYGGQTGFEGFGGNFSEEHFSDFFESLFGRGGGAGAGGRTRGKYRGQDYQAELHLGLREAATTHQHTLKVNDQNVRITIPAGIANGQVIKLKGHGAPGGNGGPAGDLYITFIVEDDENFKRSGDDLYATVDVDLYTALLGGDITFDTLNGKVKLKVKPETQSGTKVRLKGKGFPVYKKEGESGDLIITYNVKLPTGLNEKEKELIRELANISSKN
- a CDS encoding chaperone modulator CbpM; this translates as MISITHYCTIHNIDTSFIHSLADEGLIVLTISNDGPFIEEEQLPDLESYTRWHYEMGVNTEGIDVIRHLLERVRDMQQEMHNLRMRLRLYEDGD
- a CDS encoding M1 family metallopeptidase; translation: MIKSFSSLVALLGIVTIVHGQDLYQPRNIKKAYTNQTRDINGKPGVKYWQNTGRYDIQVTANPPSRTIYGTESIRYINNSPDTLRKIVIRLICNIHKNQAPRSGYVSKDFLTDGVFIDTLIINGVHVDFDNNVGTVADVDLPQPLKAKDSIQLHISWHYDVSVQSGREGCIDSTTFFLAYFYPRVSVYDDYNGWDRIEHMDRVEFYSDFNEYKVAVKVPANYVVWGTGTLQNADEVLQPAFAKKLKSSYTADNVIHIAAKADIEGHQVTRQNKWNTWIFTSKNIADATIGLSNHYVWDAASVVVDSATKRRTSVQAAFSDNAADFHHSVEFSHYALNYFSTQWPGVAYPFPTMTAFQGFADMEYPMMVNDETTGDDLEFSQLVQDHEIAHTYFPFYMGINESRYAYMDEGWATTFEYLIAMAERGKEKADHFYKNFRVRGYIGDPSSEEDQPIITQSHQVSGHGYGNNSYGKASLSYLALKDLLGDVLFKKALHTYMNNWNGKHPIPWDYFNAINAGSGQNLNWFFNNWFFTNNYIDLKLSRFDLAGNKVNLGISNVGGFAIPFDIVLGYEDGTSEIVHKTPAVWASGAKQLALSVPIAKKVIGVKLDGGIFMDATPADNEWKK
- the trxA gene encoding thioredoxin — encoded protein: MATFSEMINSDKPVLVDFFATWCGPCKTMAPILEDVKKKVGESASIIKVDVDKNPQAAAAYQIQGVPTLILFKNGKVLWRQSGVVPGHNIEQIIKQNA
- a CDS encoding 2'-5' RNA ligase family protein; the protein is MAQILQTGTLIITLDMAPGDQAFFNALRKKHFPAHANYLDAHITLFYKLPANEGSIRDILTKFADRKAITLEVNKVHLMGTCVAYTLVADELKKLHEEMQVAFAPWLIKQDQQGLRAHITVQNKVTAFKAQQLHQELSEGFTPFRIEATGFSTWKYLKGPWKLLDRYPFHSK
- a CDS encoding glycoside hydrolase family 28 protein, producing the protein MKQLFLLAVISFLSLPAFCQKHPVEYYLNKAPFPMQAIKDPVIPSARFLLSDYGAVEGGSVLNTTAFERVINACAAAGGGHVIVPPGTWLTGPIVLKSNVDLHVEKGAFVLFTPDRTQYPLLPNGRKFEVAPPISGKNLENVSITGDGTFDGNGQSWRPLKKMKVTTTQWDQFVASGGVVSADGKIWWPSKEAMNGESYLKTLKPDATITDYLPARDFLRPKMVVIRNSNHVLIDGPTFRNSPNFVINPQKVNDLIIRNTNVFNEAWAQNGDGIDISACKGVIIYHTTVNAGDDGICMKSSGDGSQAALSEILIAECIVYRAHGGFVIGSNTDGGMCNIYVTHCSFEGSDVGIRVKSNRGRGGLVKDIYIDSIRMVNIINEAISFDTYYEASSLSGGNEKLPEFKDFYISNIICNGAKTAMMFRGLPEMPIHDLHFKNVYIQASKGVEAEAIKDIQFQNVQFKTTQQPAIPPGAAPFIKISL